One part of the Thermoanaerobacterium sp. CMT5567-10 genome encodes these proteins:
- a CDS encoding DUF6710 family protein — MLLKNLFRKKKRSFLERLDPAHEFKYALEFVQEVCEEEKTKEDRILILDYMLDAIREDLKYDVLTNIFYKEKWFDKDLRILLPFPYYYYNEEGIRFSIYETDAERRAIDLSNECVLVFPWHREKMRESIKNIGENEFVYQKNNHKAYYFSSVNICFVYNGMHSIAAGVGFKKGRIKATEYDVSKLYDHVYTDGVWWYNRHSNQRLEDLLDFRIGIIYETSKMKYQI, encoded by the coding sequence ATTCTACTTAAAAATCTTTTTAGAAAGAAGAAAAGAAGTTTTTTAGAGAGATTAGATCCGGCTCATGAGTTTAAGTATGCTCTTGAATTTGTTCAAGAAGTTTGCGAAGAAGAAAAAACAAAAGAAGACAGGATTTTAATATTAGATTATATGCTTGATGCTATTCGAGAGGATTTGAAGTATGACGTACTAACAAATATTTTTTATAAGGAAAAATGGTTTGACAAAGATTTAAGAATTCTGCTTCCTTTTCCTTACTATTATTACAATGAAGAAGGAATTAGATTTTCAATATATGAAACAGATGCTGAAAGAAGAGCAATTGATTTATCAAATGAATGTGTTTTGGTTTTTCCATGGCATAGAGAGAAGATGAGAGAAAGTATTAAAAATATAGGGGAAAATGAATTTGTATACCAAAAAAACAATCATAAGGCCTATTATTTTTCATCTGTAAATATCTGTTTTGTATATAACGGGATGCATTCTATAGCTGCAGGTGTTGGATTTAAAAAAGGACGTATTAAAGCCACCGAATATGACGTTAGTAAACTTTACGACCATGTATATACAGATGGAGTATGGTGGTATAACAGACATAGTAACCAAAGATTAGAGGATTTGCTTGATTTTCGTATTGGAATTATTTACGAGACATCAAAGATGAAATATCAAATTTAA